In Malus sylvestris chromosome 16, drMalSylv7.2, whole genome shotgun sequence, the following are encoded in one genomic region:
- the LOC126606997 gene encoding uncharacterized protein LOC126606997: protein MAERNNSGEDEGSIHLQIDELLHRRLNETSSATFSTMFEPQSSIEKRDSSAAASVSSPTAQPVPAPEKKLTLFALRLAVLEKVATGLGTLGFIWATVVLLGGFAIELDQTDFWFITIILLIEGTRIFSRSHELEWQHQATWSITETGINSFRALQISSSSVIHTIRAVFRPVQNLAVRKQSQHSRDIARTNDNLAFSRNSDLQGKIDRTWTSSEVPLLPCAQWIFRARHISKLLYWLQLLSASSCVALSLVKLVNHNYGEVEKGSTNKSNRHFALSIFYSLALAEALLFLMEKAYSEFMISCCKLLEEVNKECDLGPSGLVTIRRFFYDAYSRCVNGSIFDGLQMDMVTFGMDLLGSNSTDEQLIGAKILRQFSMNRRYSDDTLQKIGINIAVIERLVEILNWTDQEEEEIRRSAAEILSKLAGKKQNSIRVAGVPGAMESISSLLQTCRNSSGAADEISEKRIISDHANYGFLTFNHLGLLILKKLARVHDNCGKIGNTRGLLPKIIDFTHADERILKEVTVMPNDQILTLKRSLQLVKRLANTTGNTGKNLRRNLSEIVFTISNIREILRYGEKQPMLQQLGIEILTSLALEEEATERVGGTGGVLKELFKIFFNKGMLKNDKEVRIKAGEALAMLVLESKNNCQRILKLGVLESLVEALEVRPVSVHAARILRNLCTYNGLNCFHQLKGITNAAPTVLRAITSEEHKLQEVMVGLAAPVLAFLSPEESSLMFKKAEITEAEVANELVQILKKYRHPPIKVPRIRRFAIELAIWMMRDKPENVHIFRTLEMEKELDFVLDTTAELESFSTFSGTVGMSRHSTTVHSLVETALELLAEGSTDAA from the exons ATGGCTGAGCGCAATAACTCAGGAGAAGATGAAGGAAGCATTCATTTGCAAATTGACGAGCTTCTTCACCGACGCCTCAACGAAACAAGCAGCGCCACGTTCAGCACAATGTTCGAGCCTCAGAGCAGCATTGAGAAGAGAGACAGCAGCGCAGCAGCCTCCGTTTCTTCTCCAACTGCACAACCAGTTCCAGCACCAGAGAAAAAACTGACCCTTTTTGCGCTCCGCCTAGCAGTGCTCGAAAAGGTAGCAACCGGCCTAGGAACCCTCGGGTTCATCTGGGCAACGGTGGTTCTGCTAGGCGGTTTCGCCATTGAATTAGACCAGACCGACTTCTGGTTCATCACAATCATTTTGCTGATAGAAGGGACACGAATCTTCAGCAGGAGCCACGAGCTTGAGTGGCAGCACCAGGCCACATGGTCCATAACCGAGACTGGAATCAACAGCTTTCGCGCACTGCAGATCAGCTCAAGCTCCGTGATCCACACCATTAGAGCAGTTTTCAGGCCTGTGCAGAACCTTGCTGTCAGGAAACAAAGCCAACACAGCAGAGACATTGCGAGGACTAATGACAATTTGGCGTTTTCGCGGAACTCTGATCTTCAGGGGAAGATAGACCGGACTTGGACAAGCTCGGAAGTCCCTCTCCTGCCTTGCGCACAATGGATTTTTCGCGCGAGGCATATAAGTAAGCTGCTCTACTGGCTCCAGCTCCTGTCCGCCTCATCATGTGTGGCTCTTTCGCTCGTGAAGCTCGTGAACCACAACTATGGAGAGGTTGAAAAGGGGAGCACTAACAAGAGCAACAGGCACTTTGCTCTGAGTATTTTTTATTCGTTAGCATTGGCAGAAGCTCTGTTGTTTCTCATGGAGAAAGCTTACAGTGAGTTTATGATAAGCTGTTGTAAATTGTTGGAGGAGGTGAACAAAGAGTGTGATTTGGGGCCTTCGGGGTTGGTCACGATTAGGAGATTTTTTTATGACGCGTATTCAAGGTGTGTGAATGGAAGCATTTTTGATGGACTGCAGATGGATATGGTTACTTTTGGAATGGACTTATTGGGCTCGAATTCCACCGACGAACAGCTCATTGGAGCAAAAATTCTTCGACAGTTTTCAATGAACCGGCGGTATTCAGATGATACATTGCAGAAGATTGGTATTAATATTGCAGTGATTGAACGATTGGTTGAGATACTGAATTGGACAGATCAAGAGGAGGAGGAAATCAGACGGTCAGCAGCAGAGATTTTGTCGAAACTGGCTGGCAAAAAGCAGAACTCCATTCGAGTAGCTGGAGTTCCTGGCGCAATGGAATCAATCTCATCTCTGCTCCAAACATGCAGGAACTCAAGTGGTGCAGCTGATGAGATCAGTGAGAAGAGGATCATTTCTGACCACGCAAACTACGGATTCTTGACATTCAATCATTTGGGATTGCTTATTCTGAAGAAACTTGCCCGTGTCCACGACAACTGTGGGAAGATTGGGAACACGAGAGGCCTCCTGCCAAAGATCATAGATTTTACACATGCCGACGAGAGGATCCTAAAAGAAGTGACTGTTATGCCAAACGATCAGATACTGACGCTGAAACGATCCCTCCAGTTGGTGAAGAGGCTTGCAAACACGACCGGCAACACAGGAAAGAATCTGAGGAGAAATCTTTCGGAGATAGTTTTCACTATCAGCAATATCAGAGAAATTCTGAGATATGGAGAGAAACAGCCAATGCTGCAACAATTGGGAATTGAAATCTTAACAAGTTTGGCGCTGGAAGAGGAGGCAACCGAGAGAGTAGGGGGAACAGGTGGAGTTCTTAAGGAgttattcaaaattttcttcaacAAGGGAATGCTGAAGAATGATAAAGAAGTGAGGATCAAAGCCGGAGAAGCACTGGCTATGCTGGTTTTGGAGAGCAAGAATAACTGTCAGCGGATATTAAAATTGGGGGTGCTTGAAAGCCTCGTTGAAGCTCTAGAGGTTCGACCGGTTAGCGTGCATGCTGCTAGGATTCTGAGGAATTTGTGCACCTACAATGGCTTGAACTGTTTCCACCAGCTAAAGGGGATTACAAATGCAGCACCTACA GTGCTTCGAGCAATTACTTCAGAAGAACACAAACTGCAGGAAGTAATGGTAGGACTAGCTGCGCCGGTTCTAGCATTCTTGTCTCCCGAAGAATCAAGCCTCATGTTTAAGAAAGCCGAAATTACTGAGGCAGAAGTGGCTAATGAACTAGTTCAGATCCTGAAGAAGTACAGGCATCCACCAATCAAAGTTCCAAGAATAAGGAGGTTTGCCATAGAACTGGCAATCTGGATGATGAGAGACAAACCGGAAAATGTTCACATTTTCAGGACTTTGGAGATGGAAAAGGAGCTGGATTTTGTGCTGGACACAACTGCAGAGCTCGAAAGCTTCAGCACTTTCTCTGGTACCGTAGGAATGAGCCGGCATAGCACGACGGTCCATTCATTGGTAGAGACTGCATTGGAGTTGCTAGCTGAAGGGTCAACTGATGCAGCGTAA